The sequence CCGGTCAATGACATGAGCAGGTGCTTTCGTTACATAACTCACAGCTACATAGGAAACCGTATTGGCGAGCAACGCCCACACTAATGCTGAAAAACCTAATGGCGCTGGAATAAAGAAAGTAAAGACTGTCGTCACGATTAAACCTAAGATTGTCCCCGTATATGCAGCCTCTTTTGTTCCTCTTTTCCAGAACAGTCCAAACACTGTTGCTGGCAAGATTTGCGCAAAGAAAGGTGAAGATAAACTATACGCATAATCGACAATATAGGCAGGTCTGCTTGCGACAATGATTAAAATGAGCACCATTAAAATAACGAGTAAAATTCTTCCGAAAGTAACGACTCTTTGTGGGTCCACGCTTTTCCCTTTTAACTCAAAAGCGTGATGAACGAAAATATCTCGTGATCCCATCGCGCTGGCGGATAACAGAAGTGAGTCTGCCGTCGATACGCCAAAAGCAAATAAACATAAAAGTGACAAGAAGGAAATAATAGGTGGTGCGTAATCTGTAGATAATATCGAGACGATACTGTCTGTATTTGTAACACCCGACCCTAAAATGGCTGGAGCCAGTATCGTTCCAATGATGACGATGAAAAAATAGACAAACAGATAAGAAATCGGTAATGCCCATGACATCATTTTGAATGTCTCTTTATTTGCCGTCACATACATTCTCATGAAAATATGCGGCCAAACCACCGTAGCAACGGCAGCTGTTAATACAGTGGATAATGAACCTTGCCAATTAAATGTTCCATTTGGCCCAGGGTGAGATAATAATGGGGCAAGCTCTGGATCATCCATAATGATATTAACTGCTTCCGCCAAACCACCATTAGGAAAATACGTTAAGGTTAAGTAAGTGACTAACACAATAAGCGTGCCGATTCCTAAAACAAAGTGAAAAGCATCCATCCAAGCAACAGACTTCATCCCGCCGCCAATAATATGTAAAGAAACGACAATCGTCGCGAGCGCCACCGCAGGAAGATAACTCATGAATCCATGAGTCGTAACGGAAACCGCATCACCAATGGCAATAAGCTGCATAGCTACATATGGAAGAATAAATAGTATCAATACAATTGCTACCAACAATCCGTACCCTTCTGAATCGTATCTTGATCGAAGGTAATCAACAGGTGTCAGGAACCCGTATTCCTTTCCTAAGATCCAGATCCGATAACCAATGACAACAAAAAGTAGTCCTGCCACCATCCCTCCAGTATTTGCGAAAAAGCCGATGCCGTCTCGGTATAGTGCAGCAGGAGCACCATAAAATGCTAATGCTGAGAATACAGAAATTGCTGTCGTCGCTAATAATACAAATGGATTCACGCCTCGATCGGCAGTAAAGAATGATTCTGAAGACTTACTCGTTTCTTTAAAGGATCGAAATCCGTGATATACGAGTACGCCCGAATACAACAATATTCCAACAACAATCAGTTGATCGACACCCATGCCTTCACCCCCCACAATCTGTTTATTTTATTGTTGATACTTCACATTCGTTTGCGCTTTGAAAAAATGATGATAATATAGCCACCAGACAAATGCGGCGATTAACGGTGTGGAGAACATTAAAAACATCTGTAAAGGCATCCAACCAAAGATCAATGGATTAGGCATATATGGGATTAAAATCCAATTGAAGAAAAAATAAACACTATTAAATATAATGAACAGAACTTTATTTGTTCGACTCATATGCTGGTTTCCTCCTTCACTCCATACTTAACCTCTCTTAACAAATAAGACCGAATTGCTTTTTCGCCTGCATTCTCTGTTAAAAGCGCCACGCTTCCCATTGCAGTGTCTATGTCCATTGGTTCATTAATGATGTCAATGACTAAATCAATACCATTGTGGTAAACCTCATGAATGCGCTCACCTTCACACCCTACAATGGCAATGACAGGGATATGATGTTTCTTTGCTATTTTTGAAACACCGATTGGAGCTTTCCCTTGAACGGATTGAGAATCCATCCTCCCCTCACCAGTGATGACTAAATCCGTATTTAGCAAATATTTTTCAATATCAATGATTTCGATGATCTTATCGATTCCAGATTGGATGTCTGCGCCGCAAAATGCTTTAAGCCCTGCCCCTAATCCCCCAGCAGCCCCAGCTCCAGGGACATCCATAATCTGTATACCTAAATTTTTT comes from Litoribacterium kuwaitense and encodes:
- a CDS encoding sodium:solute symporter family protein; translated protein: MGVDQLIVVGILLYSGVLVYHGFRSFKETSKSSESFFTADRGVNPFVLLATTAISVFSALAFYGAPAALYRDGIGFFANTGGMVAGLLFVVIGYRIWILGKEYGFLTPVDYLRSRYDSEGYGLLVAIVLILFILPYVAMQLIAIGDAVSVTTHGFMSYLPAVALATIVVSLHIIGGGMKSVAWMDAFHFVLGIGTLIVLVTYLTLTYFPNGGLAEAVNIIMDDPELAPLLSHPGPNGTFNWQGSLSTVLTAAVATVVWPHIFMRMYVTANKETFKMMSWALPISYLFVYFFIVIIGTILAPAILGSGVTNTDSIVSILSTDYAPPIISFLSLLCLFAFGVSTADSLLLSASAMGSRDIFVHHAFELKGKSVDPQRVVTFGRILLVILMVLILIIVASRPAYIVDYAYSLSSPFFAQILPATVFGLFWKRGTKEAAYTGTILGLIVTTVFTFFIPAPLGFSALVWALLANTVSYVAVSYVTKAPAHVIDRYITRIDSIIYSGTAVNNSVDHALSSLNERKDFKG
- a CDS encoding glycerate kinase — translated: KNLGIQIMDVPGAGAAGGLGAGLKAFCGADIQSGIDKIIEIIDIEKYLLNTDLVITGEGRMDSQSVQGKAPIGVSKIAKKHHIPVIAIVGCEGERIHEVYHNGIDLVIDIINEPMDIDTAMGSVALLTENAGEKAIRSYLLREVKYGVKEETSI